One genomic region from Pseudoduganella dura encodes:
- a CDS encoding MFS transporter, with product MKTPTVTPAAGAAYHSGATDLETRAYAKVTRRLVPFLMLCYLGAYLDRVNVGFAKLQMLSDLQWSDTVYGLGAGIFFIGYFIFEVPSNMILHRFGARRWLARIMITWAMISASFAFVSSPTMFYVLRFLLGIAEAGFAPGVILYITYWFPSARRAKVMGLFFMAIPLASIVGAPLSGWIMEAFAGVQGLRGWQWLFALEAVPSLILGVTILFYLDDSIAAAKWLSPEEKAVLERNIASENDGKVAHQTIRDFLADRRLWLLTAIYFCIVMGQYGLTFWLPTIVRNAGVNGVEMVGLLAAIPYTVALVCLPLVGRNSDRTRARRLHCGVPMLAAAAALFALPFTDGVGTALALLSVAAAGAICGTSQFWALPTAFLGGMAAAAGIATINCIANLAGFFSPALVGWLNDFTGKQGAGVMLTSAMLLIGACLVTLLPKQVVDR from the coding sequence ATGAAAACCCCTACCGTTACACCAGCGGCGGGCGCCGCATACCATTCCGGCGCCACCGACCTCGAAACGCGGGCCTACGCGAAAGTCACGCGCCGGCTCGTGCCCTTCCTGATGCTGTGCTACCTCGGCGCCTACCTGGACCGCGTCAACGTGGGCTTCGCCAAGCTGCAGATGCTCAGCGACCTGCAGTGGAGCGACACCGTCTACGGCCTCGGCGCCGGCATCTTCTTCATCGGCTATTTCATCTTCGAAGTGCCGAGCAACATGATCCTGCACCGCTTCGGCGCGCGCCGCTGGCTGGCGCGGATCATGATCACCTGGGCGATGATCTCGGCCAGCTTCGCCTTCGTCAGTTCGCCGACGATGTTCTACGTGCTGCGCTTCCTGCTGGGCATCGCCGAGGCGGGCTTCGCGCCGGGCGTGATCCTGTACATCACCTACTGGTTCCCGTCGGCGCGCCGCGCCAAGGTGATGGGACTGTTCTTCATGGCCATTCCACTGGCCAGCATCGTCGGCGCGCCGCTGTCGGGCTGGATCATGGAGGCGTTCGCCGGCGTGCAGGGCCTGCGCGGCTGGCAGTGGCTGTTCGCGCTCGAAGCGGTTCCGTCGCTGATCCTGGGCGTCACGATCCTGTTCTACCTCGACGACAGCATCGCCGCCGCGAAGTGGCTGTCGCCGGAAGAGAAAGCCGTCCTGGAGCGTAACATCGCCAGCGAGAACGACGGCAAGGTGGCGCACCAGACGATCCGCGACTTTTTGGCCGACCGGCGCCTGTGGCTGCTGACGGCGATCTACTTCTGCATCGTGATGGGCCAGTACGGCCTCACGTTCTGGCTGCCCACCATCGTGCGCAATGCCGGCGTCAATGGCGTGGAAATGGTCGGCCTGCTGGCGGCGATCCCGTACACGGTGGCCCTGGTATGCCTGCCGCTGGTCGGCCGCAACTCGGACCGCACCCGCGCCCGCCGGCTGCATTGCGGCGTGCCGATGCTGGCGGCGGCAGCAGCGCTGTTCGCCCTGCCCTTCACCGACGGCGTGGGTACCGCGCTGGCTTTGCTGAGCGTGGCGGCGGCCGGCGCGATCTGCGGCACCTCGCAGTTCTGGGCGCTGCCCACGGCCTTCCTGGGCGGCATGGCGGCAGCGGCCGGCATCGCCACCATCAACTGCATCGCCAACCTGGCCGGCTTCTTCTCCCCGGCGCTGGTCGGCTGGCTGAACGACTTCACCGGCAAGCAGGGCGCGGGCGTGATGCTCACCTCCGCGATGCTGCTGATCGGCGCCTGCCTGGTGACCCTCCTGCCGAAGCAGGTCGTCGACCGCTGA